The genomic interval GATAAACACTATTTAACGTATTTTAAAAAACGCTCCTCATCTCGTTTTACAAAGTTAATATAATACTCGATAATCATGTATCCAATCAAGATTCGTTGTCAGATAAATGATTCCACCGTCGCGGGTTCTCGCATTTTGAAACCTCGATTATTTTGTGCGTCTTATTGCATTTATAGTTCAATTTATCACTAGCATAGAAAAATCCGATGTAATAATTAAACTCGACAAGGCAAACTGGTCGAAGGATGAGTCGGTGAATGTGGACTACGGGTGATCGGTGTAATCGCTGGGATAGGACTTATCGGAGAAATTCCCTGCGTCTGTTGTTTAATCAGCATGTGTCGCAGAGACTGTGCCTCTTCCCGTAAAGTAAGAACTTGTGCCCTAAGAATAGCGTTCTCATGTTCTAACATCGTTGCCCTGAGTGCGATCtgccaaaaaaaatatggtatTCACAACGAAATCATTTTCTCACAATGGGACATAGTTTTATAGTTTTGCCGCTCACTCACATGATCTTCTCGTATCTTTCGCGCGTCCCTCGATTTCTTGGCGGCTTGGTTGTtgcgttttcttctttcgtaatATTTCTCGTCCTTTTGTTCATCGGGAATCggctttttttcaccgcgttgTCGCCTGTGAAGAGCCGCGCTCCCTGCTCCGTTTGTACTGACGAAATGACGACTAACGAGtgttcctttgaaaaaaaaaatcatggacCATTAAAGAAACTATCACCCCGCACCACGAATTGCAAGTAGACTCAAAAACTGCAAAAGTAATGCCCCGGGTGAGGATCGAACTCACGACCTTAAGATTATGAGACTTACGCGCTGCCTACTGCGCTACCGAGGCTTGTGAAAATATGACTCGCATACTAATATATAATCATAGAATAATTTACTCCTTGATTttcaggataaaaaaattacatcttTGGATgagaagtataaaaaattgatcgtaaccGAACCATGTGTGACGTCGGAATTTGGTTGAGCGACGTTTATCGATTGGATGAACGGCGTTGGAACTGCTGCGAGAAGAGGTGGTGGTAGCAAACCAGCTGGAAGTGCGAAAGCTGTAGTTAACGAAGAAACCGGGTTTTCTCCTGAAGATATTCCGCGAGGTCTTTCCGGTTCTCCGAAACCGTAATCTCGTCCTGCTGCAGTGAAATGTTCGTATCTGCAgagatctgaaatttttttttcatcatcaataCTGTAACGGACATCGTTTATTATCGATCATTCTACAGTTATTGTAACGTTTTTCCACGTCCAGTTcaataaaaacaaagagaaactttctacgatttttttattttaattggaTAACAGAATTTATAAGTTCCCTCAACAACAGCCCCTGTGGCCTAATGGATAAGGCATCGGTCTCCTAAACCGGGGATTGTGGGTTCGAGTCCCACCAGGGGTAaaggatgataatttttttcgtccgttaACTAACGATTATCAAACTCCTAATTTAGGATAAATTAATCCGTATTATTTATCTCTCAAACAAAGTTGAGCTTACTATTATCTAGGGTCAACTTATGATTGTCACGTCATTGCCATGTTGATATACTTACAAGTTTTTGTACACGTACAAGTTGGTGAGAATTTGTCAGGTGATGCTCGCGCGTGTTTGTCATAAAAACATCAACTTATTTCAATCAAAGAAATGTGCTTTAAATTGGGCCACGCTCGTTCCACCAGCTGGAGCTTTAAAATAACCCGTGCAAGTTATTCCCGTTGGAACATACATTCAAGTTCCAACGTAAGGATTGCCTTCTACAGGACCCACGCAACACCATAAACAATCACGCACGCATGAACACCCTTAGAACTATATGTCGTAATCTACCTTAAAAATATAGGACTTGGGCTCTATTATAtgtttatgaatttttaattaggcCGTGTGTCATTTTATGACGATTTTAAAATATCAGAAAGTCACATCTCACAATCAGAggtataatgaaaatataaatgtaaatgATAATCAAAATCCTGCATGTATGAAGTTGAAGCGTATCTGGTGCATCGATAATGAAATTGCGTGCATAAAAGAAATAACCGCAACTCGAGatagaataaattaaatatgcGCTGCGGATCGGAAAAATCACCGATCGCGAATCACGAATATATTCATGTAAGTGGCATGGAAAGTTTGATCCAAAATCGATATGATCGCGAACCTTATATTTATTGTTGTCTAAGAGTATACGAATTGTTTAAACAATTTTCCTTTGgactttatttaattttttttattctcatggATTTTCGGTGATATCTAATGCGTCTGATGGATTCTACTTTGTCCACAGAATTGGTTCTGAAGTCTATAGCTACGCAGGTAAATAAAGAAGGCTGATGATACATAATTgcgtgaataaaatttcattcactaCAGCAAAGCCGGGCTGATGGAATTGTGGGGGTCTTCATATTTCTATATCAATGATTTATGATGAAAATATGAGGGCATTTTTTCCTCCTGTTCACATCAGGTGTCACGTCAGAGAGCTTATACGCTATACTACACAGGATTTTCAAAGCTCACAATCAGAATAGACCACGaagtataatttaaaaattagaaCGTTCGAGGGATATACAATGGCTATAATAACACACATTCGAgatgaattaatttctttGATGTCGCCTTTTCACAAAAGCTTATTTCTTCACATTCTAGCGATTTTTATCGCTGCATTAATTTCCTTGTCATacgttttcattattaattGTTCGTCCTTTTCATTCAAGTGTTATTCGAACGTCCAATTTAATAAATGGATCTTATTTAATTACATCAAATTATCTGCGTACTcttaattgataattaataaCTATCACTTCTCCTAAAATTACGGCGATTGGTCAGACACTTAGATCTTCTATCCCAGAATCGAAGCGTATTTTTTATTgcggcaaaaaaatttccaaatcgaggaaaaaattttctctgccGTGACAATGCATTTGGCATTGCCGTGACCAGGATTCGAACCTGGGTTACTACGGCCACAACGTAGGGTCCTCACCACTAGACGATCACGGCTATCAGAGAATGTAAAAGTCTGGTGCTCATTTAGAAAAATCATTCTAGACACCGTTCGACTTACTAAATCAAGCGAAACGGCTCCCGGACTTTTTACCTAATCTATAGAAACCGGTCCAAACTCTCTTACCTGGAGGTGGAGCGAGTAGACTGTAACTTCTCAAGAGATGAAGAGCCGAAAATGCACCGGAAACATTGCCCGTCGTACAAATTGACCTCGCACTGTGCGTGTGCGAACCCATCGTGCGACGTGATTCCCGAATTACAGTTTATGCACACCCGGTGTTTATGAAAACGTGGAGAAACACGTGTGCATTCAACGCGTAGAGATTCACCCCGCGATATTCACcctaataaataattaatcacaaACAATTCTTCATCAGATCGCGCATCTCCGATCGTTCGCATTTACATTCCCCTAAATCAACACCATGATGTGCATCACACACAAAGTCATTGCAGTTCTTTTTTCTGTCGATACAACACGACGAAGACACTACCCCATTTTTgttgaacgtttttttttttatatcttcgtTTTCATCCAACTTTGGTTTTCAACTTTTACCATCTGacgtcttttttattttatttttggcaaATTTATATCTTCCATTTCGCGGTTCGGGTAAAGTTATTTCCAAAGATTAGGTGTTCGTctcgtgttttatttttttaatcaaatttaCGATTCGCATTGTTCAAAGATTCCGCGTAAGCGTATCGTATGTACTTTTTGATAGGCAAATATATAATGTGAAACTGAGCGATGGTTAACGTTACCGAATATAGAATATATGGGTGAAAGGTTGACGCGTGCCTCAGGGGTTGCTGATAACGACCAATCGGATTATATCACCTTCCGCCCCGCCTTTTGGCACACGCGCACCTTTGTCAACCCCTACGTACCGCCTATgctttgaataaataaatacacattGACCAACGGTGACTTTCGACCCGGGTCTCGAGCACGCTTGACCCCTGTTCGACCCTGGACTAAGCGCCTCCCCTgaattacataaaatatacagaACTTTGGGGTGGCTTTGCGTTACGCCGTACCGACTCGCTGCCGTTTATATGGTGCGGGTAATCACAGATCGAATTATTGGCTTTTACGAAGTAAAGCAATGTTTGACCATATTATAATACCAGAGTGACCGCTCCGCTGGATTACATACGCCCTTTACTCGTAAAATGGCTGCGTACATTCGttagaaattaatttcacgacGAGTCAAGATCTGCTTgaacgtgaattattttcttcatctgaAAAAGCTctatttttggattttcgaCGAACTTATAATCCGAATTCATTTCACTTCCCCAAacgattgtttttcaattttccaaattttcgcaTCCATTTCATAGCGATGGAAAAGCGTGTCGAGATTCTCTCGTCCGGAAGTGCAGCATACGAAGATGACGAATAAAGTAGTCAACGTTCGGTTACGTCGTCATCGGTCTGATCAACACTCGTGGGGGGAGTTCATCGCTAAGGACTAAATCGAGTCCGAGGGTGTACGTTTTGCACCTGCACTCGCAGggttcatcatcatcatcgtcgtcctGCGTTAGTATAATACACTGTATAATTCTGGGATACCCACAGCTGCGTCGATCGCCCTTGCGACTCACCCTGCACCGATGCACTCAAATTCACAGTGTACATCCCACATTGTCGGATAATCGTCCACGGTTACCGCAGTTGGTAATGCGCACTTGCCCCAGGACACCCCAATGTGTTTCCTtgtacaaataaatattattacaggCATAACGCTGTAATTGGATGCTCACTGATTCTTTTCTGAAATGCATTATTATCACCTGCGCCACTATAATCCTATGCAGGCGTGTACCCTTcgggtgaaaagaaataaaagttcgactttataaatacgtgtacgtatggcGAAACCGATGTAATCTAGAAGGATAAAATTCCATTGAACTgcgcgaagagagaaaaaaaatacttcgcGAGAAGAAAGAATAGTTGGAGCGCGCGCGTTAAATTATTCAGTGGTCAAGAGAAATTATCTGGTCGTAGCGAACGTATGCAATTTtgcaggaataaaaaaaaaaaaaaataaaaaaaaaaataaaggactttttcttcttcccatttctttctattcattttattaatttttttatagaatTTATTATGACCAGATATTATAGCTGTTCGAATATATGTAGTTTACATTTTACAGTGAACGATTTAGACCGCGGTCAACGATCAGGCGTTTAATAATACCTTGCGATCCACGTTCTACTCTGACGTCCATATCCTTCCTATAGAATTTATGGAGTGTGTACGGGTTATCGTAGTGTAGGTGAAATAAGCATCGTAAGTGTCACGTGCTTGTGATCTCACGGGACGTATAACAATTACGTTTAATACGAAACCGTAGACGGCGGAAGGAATTATGGGATGTGTTAGCCATCGGTTCTTCTCCCCCTCGGCGTCCCCTCGTATCCTTTACCTGTGGTAGAAACAATTATGGAATAGATAATTGCCATTTAAAACCCCTAGAAACTCCGTGGACAGGCTGCACCCCTTCCCTAGTTTCACGACTATACACAGCTACGAAtggttatttgttttttttttcggaatttcagttttttaaaCCCGAGGGTCGCAGGAATGAAGATCCGTGCTCGATATATAGACCGAGTTCAAGCGTCACACATCTAATGTCATGTAATTAGATCCGCCCTTATACAGTAGAATTTAGTACGAAGATCACGATACGAAAACTACGTGTAATTAgcgtcgttaaaaaaaaaaaaatacaaaaaccgaagaaaataagaaaaaagcacCAACGCAACGAGGTGGACGATTCAACCGAATCGtaataaaattgtaattaatttttcattcgctgatTTTTGATCGGTTAAAATTTTACCGGGTTATGGTCCCTGCGGCTCTATTTCGCCGGACATTTCTATGTGAATATTTAACGGTGGTTGGTTTCTAGCCTGCCTATACGAAGATGGATAACATTCGGTGAATTAGTATGGAGAAATTTAATCCGGCATATTTCAGTAATTTCGTACTTTCTCGCATTCTAGGATCAATCATGGACGCCGGATATCTTCGCGGGAATTATTTacggaatattttattctatattATTACAGCCGTATCGAGGGACTCGAAAATATAGGTACTTTCCAACTTTTATAGCATTCGCGATGGTTTGAAAATTCACtcaaaaatatgtacattaatttatttctctttcgttcaATATATCATGTTGCAAAAAGATGACTGCAAAATTTCTCcgattgcaatttttttgcaattatagTCCACAGGAaccctttttctcttatccttCCTGCGATTTTCTGATATTAATTAAAGTTTTTCccaaataaaaatgtaaaattctttttttctcctgttccACTaccgggtgaaaaaatttctcgacagAACCGTACGagcaatcaaaaaaaaaaacatccctcAGAGCAGTCcacaacaaaaaaatcctACGAACGTCGGAGAAAATCAGCATTTTGTCGGTTCGATCTTGatgggaaagagaaaatatcttTCCCGCAGTCCACCCGGTACGAGTGTATCGAAGTGGATAATCTTTCGGCGtcattcggttgaaaaaatcagcTAGGGTTAAACCGGACTTGTCCAATTGGTCTGGTGATCCAACCCCCGTCGAAGTGACGTTATCATGGCTACTGTCTCGTGTGCCATATTATCGTCCggtctacgtacgtacatacatacatatatgtataagtgacTAGTCGTTACGCGGGGCTGGATTTACGTCGGGTTGGCTACTCGCGTTTGTAACGTCGCGGCACGTATAAGCTGGTAACGCGTTATAGGGTACATGCATATCGTGGGGTCGAAGAGGCGGGTAGCGGGGATCCGGGGGGGAATTGTGCGAACCAACACACCTGTCGTCGGAGGTACCTGCTACAAGGTAGATAGATATAACGTGACATCACGTCACGACAGACAGACCCGTCGCTGATGGCTTCTGACCGTTTCCCCTCCGTTTCCTCGACCTCTCGCTCAGTCACCTAACATTATAACGCTGTGACGCTTCAGCCATCCCCTTTCAACCCCCCGGCGGGGATGAGTCGGGAAGAGGAGGCGGGGGGTTAGCCGTAATCACTTTAATCGCTGTCCTGGAAACTAGACACACGCACTGCAAAATATGCGCCTGTCGTGACTCGTAAATTTAATCAGAATTTCTCTAGTGTTTTCTAGCGACAGACGTACGTAATGCGAACTGCGGGTACTCCACGCTGCGCAAGGAAGATCCTCATCTCGAGGGAATCcttgctttttcttctttcctttttcaacggcagggaaaatttcaagatcatcgtaatgtttttttttttcgaaattatttctatgaatatttcaggagagaaattttgttattttttcttcgacgcaTATCCTTCGcacgaaaaaaaggatttcgGGGACACCTCGATCTGCTCGAAACGTAGCCGTTATCGCGTGTCGTTGCGTGCCGTTCCGATTTAcgtggatatatatgtatagctgtaggtatatttgtacgtataatattttatataaattcaaaCATACCTGCATAgacatatgtgtgtgtgtatatatagttacTTCGCATCCTTAATTGGTCACACAGAACCTTCTTTTCCCCTCGAACATCCCGTGTAAAGTCACGGCGGGTATAACGACAAAGTTATCTCATCAAGTCGTCACGAGTAACCGGAAAACTTTTACCGTAGTTTGTCTCATCTAATTTATATTTCCTTATGCGGTGggtgtatttgttttttttctcacaccgcCGCAGAGTACGAATGCACGATAATGAGGAAAACGATTAtctttgaatttgtttttttctctctcatgaGAATGCGAGCTCCGAGAGACACGTGAAATTTACTTTAGTTTAACAACGCAAATATAGATCCGACGATAAATAGGCCACCTTTGGTAATTGCGAGGTTGGAGCAATTAATGGACGATTTTAATGTCGAGCTTCGCTTATGTTCCGAcgatcgtaaaatttaataaactaTCCACGTTGTTGACGTCCTAAAAATTCGCTGAACGTACAGAAAATTAGTTGCACGATTAACTAGGTCAAAAGATCAGCTATAGAACGCATTCGGTGCAGAATGCAAGACTCAGTTCTTGATGTGAAATCTgaaacgaggagagaaaataatggaGATGCACGTCGGTTTCTAACGGACGTCAGAACGGTCAGGTGTATTCTGAGAAGAGCGATCAATTTTGACCATATATTATACGGTCactgtacgtgtgtgtacggaAAATGTGAACGTGTCACGGGGCACAATAAGTGTCGGAGTACACAACGGTCTGTAACCGCGTACGTTAGGTATTGATTTACAATTTAAATAGCGACAGGAAGGAGTatgatgaaatattaataCGGTCGCGTTATGTCCTACGTTCGGGTTCACGCGGAATGACCATCGCGGTCATCCCGACAATTCGGCTCcttgaacgaagaaaaaattcctcgttccGCGGACCGTAAACGACGCTCGAAAAAAAACGCTGAGAAAAAATCATGGAACTAATTCTGAATGATCCTCCGCAATATCGTCGGGGAATCAATCCGCACGTGTCCCGCACGTGGCTCGTGTAACGACAGCCCGTCGGATCGCGGTTTCCGTAAATTCACCCTCTTTTTGATGACGTGCGGccaaatatttgattcatacaaaAACTTCGGTCGGCACGTGGACGTTAATTTACGTGAAAAGTTACGCCGTTCGCGAGTTGGATCTGCAATTTATTAGCGAGAAGTTTGTCACGTTCGTATAAATTTCCGCGCAAAAAATCGCCTGGCGTTTGTCACGATCGGGATTGTATATCCGAACTGCTTTTCGCAATCCGATGgggtttttttgttcccgatgaaaattttgaaaaatgagaaattgtGACGAGGAAATAGACCACGAAGTTAATCTCGTCATCGACCAGATTTTACGGGAGGATCGGCTGGAGTCCATGGGATTGAATCAACGTCCCGAGCCGTGCGAACCCGGCTGCAGTGAAGTCAGCGGTCAAGGTAGACGGAATATCCGAAAATATATCGAgcgcgaataaaataaccgCCACAATCCTCGTGTAACGATGATTATTTCGTCTGATTAAGCAAGAATTTGCGGTAGCTGACGACTGCGGGAACGGCAGCGTGAACTGCGCGGTGGAAACGTCGGCGAGATTTTCGATCCGAATTTTGGAGGCTCTGCGCGCCGTTCAACGTCAAAAATCCGGGGGAACCGGGTCTTTTTGCACCATGGAGGAAGTTGTGCAATACATAAAACGCAATTATTGCTACGACGGTGATCTTTGTTCGCAGGTCGAAACTGCGTTGAATCAAGTCACGACTCAAGGGTTGGTTGGTTATCACCGCAAAAGTTTCACCCCGATTAGCGTCGGGCGAACCGGAGGACTGTactgtaaacaaaaaaaaaaaaaaagaaaaaatagtttcTGATTTTAGATTCGTTCTGAAATTGGGCCCCAACAAGTATCACCTCATGGGACCGTTCGCCTGCATTCTCCAGCCGTCGGTGACTTCGTTCAGCGATGAAAGTCTGCCCGACTGTAGAGCGCCGAGATCATTTCCGGAATgcaagagaagaagaggaggaggaggatgtaCGCCGTTAGCGAACTCGACGTTCGCACCCCCCGAAATTGGGAATTCTCTGgagccgatcgatcgattgcctGATATTTCCGCCATCGATGGAGATCGACTGGACGATCTGTTTCAAAACCGGCAAAATGCGTGCGGGGCTGATGGGGCAGACAGGAGttccgttgtccaaaatggAGGACAGGAATTCGAGGTGGATAGGACGGTTTCGGTGATTCGCGATGTGCATCGGCCGCCTCGTTGCAACCCGATGAGAAGACCGGGCGGCGGTATTGGAAGGCCTGATGTACGGGCGCAGGAGAGTAGTTCCGACGATAACATGTATCGAGAAGAATCGGCAAACGCCACGAACCTCAACGAAAGATCCGGACGCCATCGGCAGCCCCGTGCCCGAAGATCGGGAGGAAGAGATCGCAGTTCTTCCGGCGGGAGTTCTAGCGATAGTATAACTGATTCTAGATGTGCGACGCGCGGATCAACGACGAGAAAATGCGAATCCAGCTCAGACGCGGACGAAAGTGAAATGGATTTTGACGAGTCTGATGAGGAGGTAAAACCGTGGATAAAAGATTGTCAGAAAGAGGATAATCAACGAGGGTTCAATCGTCGAGGAAAAGGATGCTCGTCCTCTGTCTACGAATAACTGTCTCAAGATGGGGATCTTTGataccatttttattttccgtatgCGAttgcacgtatacctgtacgtcgACATCCCACCTTCTCAATCGTTGTCGCGCGTCTGAGTTGAATTGTTTTTGTACAACGTTGTAatgtcttttattttataaaataatttatcaggCCTAAATTGAAGAGATTTATCTCCGAcgagtttattattttttctttttgaccCTGCGAcgaataatgatttttttttctgacccattttcgaagagagaaaatatcgaaGGCAGGGGTCATTAGGCAGCGATCACTATTACGGGTTTAACGACACATTATATCTTATACACTATGATATTGTTTGACATACCGAGATACCATCGGACATTAGCGTTACTTTATTTACTCGCCACGGGCCCGGGGAACcacaaattttatttgaacaGGACGATAAGT from Athalia rosae chromosome 1, iyAthRosa1.1, whole genome shotgun sequence carries:
- the LOC105693326 gene encoding transcription factor ces-2, whose product is MGSHTHSARSICTTGNVSGAFSALHLLRSYSLLAPPPDLCRYEHFTAAGRDYGFGEPERPRGISSGENPVSSLTTAFALPAGLLPPPLLAAVPTPFIQSINVAQPNSDVTHGTLVSRHFVSTNGAGSAALHRRQRGEKKPIPDEQKDEKYYERRKRNNQAAKKSRDARKIREDHIALRATMLEHENAILRAQVLTLREEAQSLRHMLIKQQTQGISPISPIPAITPITRSPHSPTHPSTSLPCRV